The Acidimicrobiales bacterium genome has a segment encoding these proteins:
- a CDS encoding lipid-transfer protein, with amino-acid sequence MSKSNLLKDKASIVGIGATEFSKDSGRSEMSLACESVKAAVEDAGLTPQDVDGMVCFSAETNPEIDIAKHLGMEELTFYSRIHHGGGAAAATIQQAAMAVATGVADVVVAYRAFNERSGHRFGTGVQDRPPAVNAENALYSWYSPHGLLTPAQWVAMFARRYMHETGATSEDFGRVAVASRNYAATNPKAFFYERPATLEDHQNSRWIVEPLHLLDCCQESDGGQAIVVTSTERARDLPNPPAVISAAAQGTYPEQEMMTSYYRPELGIPEMGIVAEQLYATAGIGPDDIQTAILYDAFSPMVLLTLEEFRFCPRGEAKDFLRDGHIEADGRLPINTNGGQLGEAYIHGMNGIAEAVRQVRGTSVNQVANVENVLATAGTGVPTSALILHVDR; translated from the coding sequence ATGAGCAAGTCCAACCTCCTGAAGGACAAGGCCTCGATCGTCGGCATCGGCGCCACCGAGTTCTCGAAGGACTCGGGGCGCAGCGAGATGTCGCTCGCCTGCGAGTCGGTCAAGGCCGCCGTCGAGGACGCCGGGCTCACGCCCCAGGACGTCGACGGCATGGTCTGCTTCAGCGCCGAGACCAACCCCGAGATCGACATCGCCAAGCACCTGGGGATGGAGGAGCTCACCTTCTACAGCCGGATCCACCACGGCGGCGGCGCCGCGGCGGCCACGATCCAGCAGGCGGCCATGGCCGTGGCCACCGGCGTGGCCGACGTGGTGGTCGCCTACCGGGCCTTCAACGAGCGGTCGGGCCATCGTTTCGGCACCGGCGTGCAGGACCGGCCGCCGGCGGTCAACGCCGAGAACGCCCTCTACTCCTGGTACTCGCCCCACGGCCTGCTCACGCCGGCGCAGTGGGTGGCCATGTTCGCCCGGCGCTACATGCACGAGACCGGCGCCACCAGCGAGGACTTCGGCCGGGTCGCGGTGGCGAGCCGGAACTACGCCGCCACCAACCCGAAGGCGTTCTTCTACGAGCGACCGGCCACGCTGGAGGACCACCAGAACAGTCGGTGGATCGTCGAGCCGCTGCACCTGCTCGACTGCTGCCAGGAGAGCGACGGCGGCCAGGCCATCGTCGTGACCTCGACCGAGCGGGCCCGGGACCTGCCCAACCCGCCGGCGGTCATCTCCGCGGCGGCGCAGGGCACGTACCCCGAGCAGGAGATGATGACGTCGTACTACCGGCCGGAGCTCGGCATCCCCGAGATGGGCATCGTGGCCGAGCAGCTCTACGCCACCGCCGGCATCGGCCCCGACGACATCCAGACCGCCATCCTCTACGACGCCTTCAGCCCCATGGTGCTGCTGACCCTCGAGGAGTTCCGCTTCTGCCCCCGCGGCGAGGCCAAGGACTTCCTGCGCGACGGCCACATCGAGGCCGACGGCCGCCTGCCCATCAACACCAACGGCGGCCAGCTCGGCGAGGCCTACATCCACGGCATGAACGGCATCGCCGAGGCGGTCCGCCAGGTGCGGGGCACCTCGGTGAACCAGGTGGCGAACGTCGAGAACGTGCTCGCCACCGCGGGCACCGGCGTCCCCACCAGCGCCCTCATCCTCCACGTCGACCGCTAG
- a CDS encoding MaoC family dehydratase, which yields MAEGDELPPLEIPLTRSLIVATAIASRDYQDVHHDPDLAVDRGSPDIFMNILSTNGFVGRFITDWAGPDAILKKVGIRLGAPNYPGDTMTMTGTVSAVDEATKTVTVDVVGANSRGNHVTGQVTLVLP from the coding sequence GTGGCCGAGGGCGACGAGCTGCCGCCCCTCGAGATCCCCCTGACCCGGTCGCTCATCGTCGCGACCGCCATCGCCTCCCGGGACTACCAGGACGTCCACCACGACCCCGACCTCGCGGTTGACCGGGGGTCGCCGGACATCTTCATGAACATCCTGTCGACCAACGGGTTCGTCGGTCGGTTCATCACCGACTGGGCCGGGCCCGACGCGATCCTGAAGAAGGTCGGCATCCGCCTCGGCGCCCCGAACTACCCGGGCGACACCATGACCATGACCGGCACGGTGTCCGCCGTCGACGAGGCCACGAAGACCGTGACCGTCGACGTCGTCGGCGCCAACAGCCGCGGCAACCACGTGACCGGCCAGGTCACGCTGGTCCTGCCCTGA
- a CDS encoding GNAT family N-acetyltransferase, giving the protein MTDLTGASEMLVRGLESAEECHAVAVLFGEIWATPNGAEPFPGEVLVALADSGNYVVGAYDEERGLVGAAAGWLGHDTAGTRFLHSHVAGVLPGHQGRGVGFALKQHQRDWARGAGLAEVRWTFDPLVRRNAWFNLTRLGAVGVRYVEDFYGVLDDAINAGDHTDRLVVHWSVDDAPATDPVAAQPTGAYPVLDTDRDGGPILLDTDPPDADLAVWLPEDVEALRRTDLDVARRWRAAQRAVLVPAFDRGYRAVAVSPEGWLRLSRSSPTNSRQ; this is encoded by the coding sequence GTGACTGACCTCACCGGGGCGAGCGAGATGCTGGTCCGGGGGTTGGAGAGCGCCGAGGAGTGCCATGCGGTCGCGGTCCTCTTCGGCGAGATCTGGGCCACGCCGAACGGCGCGGAGCCCTTCCCCGGGGAGGTGCTCGTGGCGTTGGCCGACTCGGGCAACTACGTGGTCGGGGCGTACGACGAGGAGCGCGGACTCGTGGGCGCCGCCGCCGGCTGGCTCGGGCACGACACCGCCGGCACCCGCTTCCTGCACTCGCACGTCGCCGGCGTCCTGCCGGGTCACCAGGGCCGGGGCGTCGGCTTCGCACTCAAGCAGCACCAGCGGGACTGGGCCCGGGGCGCCGGCCTGGCCGAGGTGCGCTGGACCTTCGACCCGCTCGTCCGCCGCAACGCCTGGTTCAACCTCACCCGGCTCGGGGCCGTGGGCGTGCGCTACGTCGAGGACTTCTACGGCGTGCTCGACGACGCCATCAACGCCGGCGACCACACCGACCGCCTCGTCGTGCACTGGTCGGTCGACGACGCACCGGCCACCGACCCCGTCGCGGCGCAGCCGACGGGGGCCTACCCGGTGCTCGACACCGACCGCGACGGCGGGCCGATCCTGCTCGACACCGACCCGCCCGACGCCGACCTGGCGGTCTGGCTCCCCGAGGACGTCGAGGCCCTGCGCCGCACCGACCTGGACGTCGCCCGCCGCTGGCGCGCCGCCCAGCGGGCCGTCCTCGTCCCCGCCTTCGACCGCGGCTACCGCGCGGTGGCAGTCAGCCCCGAGGGCTGGCTCCGCCTCTCGCGCTCGAGCCCCACCAACTCGAGGCAATAG